TGATTTCGTCGTCGCTTGGAGGGCCGGCAAACTGAGCATCTGCTTGCTCAACGGAATCTTGGGACTTGGAGTTTTCTTCAGATTTGGCGGAGTTTTTGGGCCCAGTAGCGTTTTTTGATTCAGTTGGCCCAGCGGCACCTTTGACTTGGGCAGAACTTCCGGTTTTAGCTGCATCTTGAGTTTCGACGGTATCCTCAGTTTGGAAGGATTTTTCGGTCTCAGCGGGGCTTCCAGTTCCGGCGAGGCGACTTTCGGTCTCGGCATTATCCTCGGGCTCATTTTGAGCATAGTTGCCCTTCAAAGCGGTATTGGAAACCTTATCGGCCATCGTCACCTGAAATCAAACATAGTTATGCGGCACATTGCCACCTGCCCTTGGCCATTCCAGCGCCGAAACAAGATACTAAAAAACAAGAGGCAATAATGCTAAAATTACTCGGCTTTGTCGCCGCTTTCGTCAGACGTGTCAGCTGCAGGCTTGTCGTCGCCGGGCTTGTCAACGTCATCCGCCTCAGCCTTGGCGTTCTGCTCTTTCATGTCGTCCTTGACTTCCTGCGCCTTGTGCTTGAGCTCGGTGTTGAGCGTCCTGCCCTGCTCCACCGTCAGCTCGCCCTTCTTGACCAGTTCGTCAACGATTTCCTGCCCTTTTTCGGCAGTGGTTGCCAGCGCTCCGATGCCGGCCAGAAATATGGTGCGCAGCCCGTCACCCAGTTTGTAATCAGCCATGATTCCTCTTTCG
This genomic stretch from Bifidobacterium sp. ESL0690 harbors:
- a CDS encoding phasin family protein — its product is MADYKLGDGLRTIFLAGIGALATTAEKGQEIVDELVKKGELTVEQGRTLNTELKHKAQEVKDDMKEQNAKAEADDVDKPGDDKPAADTSDESGDKAE